From Thermus albus, one genomic window encodes:
- a CDS encoding NfeD family protein encodes MRAVKRLLALGFLLSLALGKTYLIPIQGEIDPALAVFVDQALTRAEREGASGVAFLIDTPGGRVDAAIRISDRILQTPLPTLAVVQNAFSAGALVALSCRQVVMLPGSEIGAALPVVALPLQEPQAADQKIISALKGKFRAVAEARGRPAELAEAMVDPNLEIPGLSAKGELLTLSADKAVELKVADFKAGSLSEALRQAGYTLETERLQPGPRVQVARFLTSSTVAGLLLALGLLLLLLELFTPGFGVAGALGLAFLALYFAGGWLAGLSGAFELILFFLGVALLLAEAFLFPGFGIAGALGVGSILASVYFTFGENALMVIAIAVIALGLGLLLVFRFLPRTRPARALVLESAISEHATGDEVEVGAIGVALTDLRPGGVARFGNKRIDVVANRGFLPKGTTLRVVEVRGPTVVVEALEE; translated from the coding sequence ATGAGGGCGGTGAAAAGGCTCTTGGCCCTCGGCTTCCTCCTCTCCCTAGCCCTAGGGAAGACCTACCTTATCCCCATCCAGGGGGAGATCGATCCCGCCTTGGCCGTCTTCGTGGACCAGGCGCTAACCCGGGCGGAGCGGGAAGGAGCCAGTGGGGTGGCCTTCCTCATCGACACCCCAGGGGGCCGGGTGGACGCCGCCATCCGCATCTCGGACCGCATCCTGCAAACCCCCCTCCCCACCCTGGCCGTGGTGCAGAACGCCTTTTCCGCCGGGGCCCTGGTCGCCCTTTCCTGCCGCCAGGTGGTCATGCTCCCGGGCTCGGAGATCGGGGCGGCCCTGCCAGTGGTGGCCTTGCCCCTTCAGGAGCCCCAGGCGGCGGACCAGAAGATCATCTCCGCCCTCAAGGGTAAGTTCCGCGCGGTAGCCGAGGCCAGGGGTAGGCCTGCGGAGCTAGCGGAGGCCATGGTGGACCCCAACCTGGAAATCCCGGGCCTCTCCGCCAAAGGGGAGCTCCTCACCCTCTCCGCGGACAAGGCAGTGGAGCTGAAGGTGGCGGACTTCAAGGCGGGGAGCCTCTCCGAGGCCCTGCGCCAGGCCGGTTACACCCTGGAAACGGAAAGGCTGCAGCCGGGCCCCAGGGTACAGGTGGCCCGGTTCCTCACCAGCTCCACCGTGGCCGGGCTCCTTTTGGCCCTTGGGCTTTTGCTCCTTCTCCTGGAGCTCTTCACCCCGGGGTTCGGAGTGGCGGGGGCCTTGGGGCTGGCCTTCCTGGCCCTCTACTTCGCCGGGGGATGGCTGGCGGGGCTCTCCGGGGCTTTTGAGCTCATCTTGTTTTTCTTGGGGGTGGCCCTCCTGCTGGCCGAGGCCTTTCTCTTTCCAGGGTTCGGCATCGCCGGAGCCTTGGGGGTTGGCTCCATCCTGGCCTCGGTCTACTTTACCTTCGGGGAAAACGCCCTGATGGTGATCGCCATCGCGGTGATCGCCTTGGGCCTGGGCCTTCTTCTGGTCTTCCGCTTCCTGCCCAGAACCCGTCCCGCACGGGCCTTGGTGCTGGAAAGCGCCATCTCCGAACACGCCACAGGGGATGAGGTGGAGGTGGGGGCCATCGGCGTGGCCCTCACGGACCTGAGGCCGGGGGGCGTGGCCCGCTTCGGCAACAAGCGCATAGACGTGGTAGCCAACCGGGGTTTCCTGCCCAAGGGCACCACCTTGAGGGTGGTGGAGGTCAGGGGGCCCACGGTGGTGGTGGAAGCCTTGGAGGAGTGA
- the aroE gene encoding shikimate dehydrogenase, with product MLRLAVLGYPIAHSLSPAMHRHALASSGLAGSYEAWETPLEALEERLKVVRREYRGVNLTIPLKEAALPLLDWVSPEAKAIGAVNTVLSVEGRLLGFNTDAPGFLEALKAGGIPLVGPALVLGAGGAGRAVAWALREAGLRVWIWNRTWEKAQALAEEFGLEAVPLEKAQEARLIVNATSVGLKDPGATPLPAALFPKEGAAVDLVYRPLWTRFLREAQERGLRVQTGLPMLAWQGALAFRIWTGFLPDPRGMEEAARRALEEAA from the coding sequence GTGCTGCGTCTGGCGGTCTTGGGTTACCCCATAGCTCACTCCCTTTCCCCGGCCATGCACCGGCACGCCCTGGCTTCCTCAGGGCTTGCGGGAAGCTACGAGGCCTGGGAGACGCCCCTCGAGGCCCTGGAGGAGCGTCTTAAAGTGGTGCGCCGGGAATATCGGGGAGTGAACCTCACCATTCCCCTCAAGGAGGCGGCCTTGCCCCTTCTGGACTGGGTGTCCCCGGAGGCTAAGGCCATAGGGGCGGTGAACACGGTGCTTTCCGTGGAGGGAAGGCTTCTGGGCTTCAACACCGACGCCCCAGGCTTTCTGGAAGCCCTGAAGGCCGGGGGGATTCCCCTGGTGGGCCCGGCCTTGGTCCTGGGGGCCGGAGGGGCGGGGCGGGCGGTGGCCTGGGCCTTGCGGGAGGCGGGCCTTAGGGTTTGGATTTGGAACCGCACCTGGGAAAAGGCCCAGGCCTTGGCGGAGGAGTTTGGCCTCGAGGCTGTCCCCCTGGAGAAGGCCCAGGAGGCTCGGCTCATCGTGAACGCCACCAGCGTGGGGCTTAAGGACCCAGGGGCCACCCCCTTACCGGCCGCGCTTTTCCCCAAGGAAGGGGCGGCGGTGGACCTGGTCTACCGCCCCCTCTGGACCCGGTTTCTAAGGGAGGCCCAGGAGAGGGGCCTTCGGGTACAGACGGGGCTTCCCATGCTGGCCTGGCAAGGGGCCTTGGCTTTCCGCATCTGGACGGGGTTCCTCCCAGACCCCCGGGGAATGGAGGAGGCGGCCCGCCGGGCCTTGGAGGAAGCGGCGTAG
- a CDS encoding IMPACT family protein, with translation MAYTLADKVVHEETVQKSRFIAKAAPVASEEEALAFLAANREPQATHNCYAYKLGHLYRFSDDGEPTGTAGKPILHAIEAQGLDGVVVLVVRYFGGIKLGAGGLVRAYGGVAAEALRRAPKAPLVAWEEVRFLVPFSEVGRVHGLLRSRSLAVTEDYRPEGVRFCVRLPAGEKEELLREVRNLTRGQVRAED, from the coding sequence ATGGCCTACACCCTGGCGGACAAGGTGGTCCATGAGGAGACGGTCCAGAAGAGCCGCTTCATCGCCAAGGCGGCTCCGGTGGCCTCGGAGGAGGAGGCCTTGGCCTTTTTGGCGGCGAACCGCGAGCCCCAGGCCACCCATAACTGCTATGCCTACAAGCTGGGCCACCTCTACCGTTTCTCTGACGACGGCGAGCCCACAGGCACCGCGGGCAAACCCATCCTTCACGCCATTGAGGCCCAGGGGCTGGACGGGGTGGTGGTCCTGGTGGTGCGCTACTTTGGGGGCATCAAGCTGGGGGCCGGGGGGTTGGTGCGGGCCTATGGGGGTGTGGCCGCCGAGGCCTTGCGGCGAGCCCCTAAGGCGCCCCTCGTGGCGTGGGAGGAGGTGCGCTTTTTGGTGCCTTTCTCCGAGGTGGGCCGGGTGCACGGGCTCTTACGCTCCCGCTCCCTTGCGGTGACGGAGGACTACCGGCCGGAAGGGGTGCGCTTTTGCGTGCGGCTTCCTGCCGGGGAAAAGGAGGAGCTTTTGCGAGAGGTGAGGAACCTCACCCGGGGGCAGGTCCGGGCGGAGGACTAG
- the polA gene encoding DNA polymerase I gives MRAMLPLFEPKGRVLLVDGHHLAYRTFFALKGLTTSRGEPVQAVYGFAKSLLKALKEDGDVVVVVFDAKAPSFRHQAYEAYKAGRAPTPEDFPRQLALIKELVDLLGLMRLEVPGFEADDVLATLAKRAEREGYEVRILTADRDLYQLLSERIAILHPEGYLITPEWLWERYGLKPSQWVDYRALAGDPSDNIPGVKGIGEKTAAKLVREWGSLENLLRNLDQVKPAHLREKIQAHLEDLQLSLELSRVRTDLPLEVDFAGRREPDREALRAFLERLEFGSLLHEFGLLQSPIAAEEAPWPPPEGAFVGFVLSRPEPMWAELRALAAALEGRVYRAENPLAALGELGEARGLLAKDLAVVALREGISLVPGDDPMLLAYLLDPANTTPEGVARRYGGEWTEEAGERALLCERLHAALRERLGGEERLLWLYQEVEKPLSRVLAQMEATGVRLDVAYLKALSLEVEAELGRLEEEVHRLAGHPFNLNSRDQLERVLFDELGLPAIGKTEKTGKRSTSAAVLEALRHVHPIVEHILQYRELAKLKGTYIDPLPGLVHPKTGRLHTRFNQTATATGRLSSSDPNLQNIPVRTPLGQRIRRAFIAEEGWTLVALDYSQIELRVLAHLSGDENLIRVFQEGQDIHTQTASWMFGVPPEAVDPLMRRAAKTINFGVLYGMSAHRLSGELSIPYEEAVAFIERYFQSYPKVRAWIEKTLAEGRERGYVETLFGRRRYVPDLTSRVKSIREAAERMAFNMPVQGTAADLMKLAMVRLFPRLEALGARMLLQVHDELVLEAPKDRAEEVAQEAKGIMEGVWPLAVPLEVEVGIGEDWLSAKA, from the coding sequence ATAAGGGCGATGCTGCCCCTTTTTGAGCCCAAGGGCCGGGTCCTTTTGGTGGATGGCCACCACCTGGCCTACCGCACCTTCTTCGCCCTCAAGGGCCTCACCACCAGCCGCGGCGAGCCGGTGCAGGCGGTGTACGGCTTTGCCAAAAGCCTCTTGAAGGCCCTCAAGGAGGACGGGGACGTGGTGGTGGTGGTCTTTGACGCCAAGGCCCCCTCCTTCCGCCACCAGGCCTACGAGGCCTACAAGGCGGGGCGGGCCCCCACCCCGGAGGACTTTCCCCGGCAGCTGGCCCTTATCAAGGAGCTGGTGGACCTTTTGGGACTAATGCGCCTCGAGGTCCCAGGCTTTGAGGCCGACGACGTCTTGGCCACCTTGGCCAAAAGGGCGGAACGGGAAGGCTACGAGGTGCGCATCCTCACCGCCGACCGGGACCTCTACCAGCTCCTATCGGAGCGGATCGCCATCCTGCACCCGGAAGGGTACCTCATCACCCCGGAGTGGCTTTGGGAGAGGTACGGCCTAAAACCCTCCCAGTGGGTGGACTACCGGGCCCTAGCCGGGGACCCTTCCGACAACATCCCCGGGGTTAAGGGGATCGGGGAGAAGACCGCGGCCAAGCTGGTCCGGGAATGGGGGAGCCTGGAAAACCTTTTGCGGAACCTGGACCAGGTGAAGCCCGCCCATCTTCGCGAGAAGATCCAGGCCCACCTGGAGGACCTGCAGCTTTCCTTGGAGCTTTCCCGGGTGCGCACGGACCTGCCCTTGGAGGTGGACTTTGCCGGGCGCCGGGAGCCTGACCGGGAGGCCCTCAGGGCCTTTTTGGAAAGGCTTGAGTTTGGCAGCCTCCTCCATGAGTTTGGCCTTTTGCAAAGCCCCATAGCGGCGGAGGAAGCCCCTTGGCCACCTCCTGAAGGGGCTTTCGTGGGGTTTGTCCTCTCCAGGCCTGAGCCCATGTGGGCCGAACTCAGGGCCCTGGCGGCGGCTTTGGAGGGGCGGGTGTACCGGGCGGAAAACCCTTTGGCCGCCCTGGGGGAGCTTGGGGAGGCCCGGGGCCTACTGGCCAAGGACCTGGCGGTGGTGGCTTTAAGGGAAGGGATCTCCCTGGTGCCTGGGGATGACCCCATGCTCCTCGCCTACCTTCTGGATCCCGCCAACACCACCCCCGAGGGGGTGGCCCGGCGGTACGGGGGGGAGTGGACGGAGGAGGCGGGGGAAAGGGCGCTTCTTTGCGAAAGGCTCCATGCCGCCCTCCGGGAGCGGCTTGGGGGGGAGGAGCGGCTACTTTGGCTTTACCAGGAGGTGGAGAAACCCCTATCCCGGGTCCTGGCCCAGATGGAGGCCACGGGGGTGCGGCTGGACGTGGCCTACCTTAAGGCCCTTTCCCTGGAGGTGGAGGCGGAGCTTGGGCGGCTGGAGGAGGAGGTGCACCGCCTGGCGGGGCATCCTTTTAACCTGAACTCCCGCGACCAGCTGGAAAGGGTCCTCTTTGACGAGCTCGGGCTTCCCGCCATCGGCAAGACGGAGAAGACGGGCAAGCGCTCCACCAGTGCCGCGGTCCTCGAGGCCTTGCGGCATGTCCACCCCATCGTGGAGCACATCCTCCAGTACCGGGAGCTAGCCAAGCTGAAGGGCACCTACATTGACCCCCTCCCCGGCCTGGTCCACCCTAAGACGGGCCGCCTCCACACCCGCTTCAACCAGACGGCCACTGCCACCGGGCGCCTAAGCAGCTCCGACCCCAACCTGCAGAACATCCCCGTGCGCACCCCTTTGGGCCAGCGGATCCGCCGCGCCTTCATCGCGGAAGAGGGGTGGACCCTGGTGGCCTTGGACTATAGCCAGATAGAGCTCCGGGTTTTGGCCCATCTTTCCGGGGACGAGAATCTGATCCGGGTCTTCCAGGAGGGGCAGGATATCCACACCCAAACCGCCAGCTGGATGTTTGGGGTGCCTCCCGAGGCCGTGGACCCCCTGATGCGCCGGGCGGCCAAGACCATCAACTTCGGGGTCCTGTACGGGATGTCCGCCCACCGGCTTTCGGGGGAGCTTTCCATCCCCTACGAGGAGGCGGTGGCCTTTATTGAGCGCTACTTCCAGAGCTACCCCAAGGTGCGGGCTTGGATTGAGAAGACCCTGGCCGAGGGGCGGGAGCGGGGCTATGTGGAAACCCTTTTTGGCCGTAGGCGCTACGTGCCCGACCTTACCTCCCGGGTCAAGAGCATCCGGGAGGCCGCGGAGCGCATGGCCTTCAACATGCCGGTGCAGGGGACGGCGGCGGATCTCATGAAGCTGGCCATGGTGAGGCTTTTCCCCAGGCTGGAGGCCCTGGGGGCCCGGATGCTTCTCCAGGTGCATGACGAGCTGGTGCTCGAGGCCCCCAAGGACCGGGCGGAGGAGGTGGCCCAAGAGGCCAAGGGGATCATGGAGGGGGTGTGGCCCTTGGCGGTGCCCCTGGAGGTGGAGGTGGGCATCGGGGAGGACTGGCTTTCCGCCAAGGCCTAG
- the glmM gene encoding phosphoglucosamine mutase → MRRYFGTDGVRGEAGKPPLTPDFVLRLGQAAGAYFRREAPRPVVLLAKDTRESSDLLEAALAAGLMSQGVRVEHLGVLPTPGLAYLTRHLKASAGAMISASHNPYQDNGIKFFGPEGEKLPDPVEEEIEALLEEDHPTRGIGTVGDFREAERMYLDFLLSHAPDLSGLKVGLDLAHGATYRLGPKLFQRAGAEVMAFFNTPDGRNINKDCGSTHPEALSRFVVELGLDLGIAFDGDGDRVQFLDRKGRLFHGDHILYLAALAFGEKGAVGTVMSNMGLEVALREKGLDFHRAAVGDRYVLEMLKEKGLALGGEPSGHVIFLRHHTTGDGLLTALLTLKALKAMGGDLADWYEALPMYPQVLLNVRVSDKKKVLGHPRLQEAVREAEERLEGFGRVNVRPSGTEPVVRVMVEAREGAEEVARKLAGLVLRLDQE, encoded by the coding sequence ATGAGGCGCTACTTTGGTACCGACGGGGTGCGGGGGGAGGCGGGCAAGCCCCCCCTTACCCCGGATTTCGTCCTTAGGCTGGGCCAGGCGGCGGGGGCCTACTTTCGCCGGGAGGCCCCTAGGCCCGTGGTCCTCCTGGCCAAGGACACCCGGGAGTCCAGCGACCTCCTGGAGGCCGCCTTGGCGGCGGGGCTCATGAGCCAGGGGGTCAGGGTGGAGCACCTGGGGGTGCTACCCACCCCCGGGCTTGCCTACCTGACCCGGCACCTTAAGGCCAGCGCCGGGGCCATGATCTCCGCCAGCCACAACCCCTACCAGGACAACGGCATCAAGTTTTTTGGGCCCGAGGGGGAGAAACTTCCCGATCCGGTGGAGGAAGAGATAGAAGCCCTCCTGGAGGAGGACCATCCCACCCGGGGTATCGGCACCGTGGGGGATTTTCGGGAAGCGGAGAGGATGTATCTGGACTTCCTCCTCTCCCACGCCCCCGACCTTTCGGGCCTTAAGGTGGGCCTGGACCTGGCCCACGGGGCCACCTACCGCCTAGGTCCGAAGCTTTTCCAACGGGCGGGGGCCGAGGTGATGGCCTTCTTCAACACCCCAGATGGGCGGAACATCAACAAGGATTGCGGCTCCACCCACCCCGAGGCCCTCTCGCGTTTCGTGGTGGAGCTGGGCCTGGACCTGGGGATCGCCTTTGACGGGGACGGGGACCGGGTGCAGTTCCTAGACCGCAAGGGCCGGCTTTTCCACGGGGACCACATCCTCTACCTGGCGGCCTTGGCCTTTGGGGAAAAGGGGGCGGTGGGCACGGTGATGAGCAACATGGGCCTCGAGGTGGCCTTAAGGGAAAAGGGCCTGGACTTCCACCGGGCGGCGGTGGGAGACCGCTACGTGTTGGAGATGCTTAAGGAAAAGGGGCTTGCCTTAGGAGGAGAGCCCTCGGGGCACGTGATCTTCCTCCGGCATCACACCACCGGGGATGGCCTTCTCACCGCCCTTCTCACCCTCAAGGCCCTAAAGGCCATGGGTGGGGACCTTGCGGACTGGTACGAGGCCCTGCCCATGTACCCCCAGGTGCTTTTGAACGTGCGGGTCTCGGACAAGAAGAAGGTCCTGGGCCATCCGAGGCTCCAGGAGGCGGTGCGGGAGGCCGAGGAAAGGCTTGAGGGCTTCGGCCGGGTGAACGTACGCCCCTCGGGCACCGAGCCCGTGGTGCGGGTCATGGTGGAGGCCAGGGAAGGAGCGGAGGAGGTGGCGAGGAAGCTTGCGGGCTTGGTCCTTCGCCTGGACCAGGAGTAA
- a CDS encoding ribosome-binding factor A encodes MSYGKAHLEERLRRALAEAIHGLEDPRLFLLTVEAVRLSPDGRVLTVYVEAFRDEERALAALSHAERRLLSAIARRVRLRHLPRLEFVPWRARPA; translated from the coding sequence GTGAGCTACGGAAAGGCCCATCTGGAGGAGCGCCTTAGGCGGGCGCTGGCCGAGGCCATCCATGGCCTGGAAGACCCCCGGCTCTTTCTCCTCACCGTGGAGGCGGTGCGCCTTTCCCCCGACGGCAGAGTCCTTACGGTGTACGTGGAAGCTTTCCGTGACGAGGAAAGGGCCTTGGCGGCCTTGAGCCACGCCGAGAGAAGGCTCCTTTCCGCCATCGCCCGGCGGGTGCGCCTGCGCCACCTGCCTCGCCTGGAGTTTGTGCCGTGGAGAGCGAGACCCGCATAA
- a CDS encoding acyl-CoA thioesterase gives MESETRIKVRYAETDQMGVVHHSVYAVYLEAARVEFLEKAGLPYHQVEARGVFFPVVELGLTFRAPARFGEEVLVRTRLAQLSRRDLLFRYRVERDGVLLAEGFTRHLCQVGERAGRIPEDIYQALSVLHLG, from the coding sequence GTGGAGAGCGAGACCCGCATAAAGGTGCGGTATGCGGAGACCGACCAGATGGGGGTGGTCCACCACTCCGTGTATGCGGTGTACTTGGAGGCGGCCCGCGTGGAGTTTCTGGAGAAGGCGGGTCTGCCCTACCACCAGGTGGAGGCCAGGGGGGTGTTTTTCCCCGTGGTGGAGCTGGGCCTAACCTTTCGCGCCCCCGCCCGCTTTGGGGAGGAGGTTTTGGTGCGAACCCGCCTGGCCCAGCTTTCCCGGCGGGACCTCCTTTTCCGCTACCGGGTGGAACGGGACGGGGTGCTTCTGGCCGAAGGCTTTACCCGGCATCTGTGCCAGGTGGGGGAGAGGGCTGGCCGCATTCCGGAAGACATCTACCAAGCCTTAAGCGTGCTACACTTAGGATAG
- a CDS encoding aspartate aminotransferase family protein yields the protein MSHDPFTLFERHIDPGLAGLLRFTGLDRMESHAEGPYVWDTTGKRYLDFLGLYGTLNLGHRHPQVVEAVRAQLERMPMSVRVLVSEPTARLAAKLAEITPEGLEMVFFGNSGAEAVEAAIKLARAYTGKPGIITTEGGFHGKTMGALSLTPRPQYQDPAKPLLPGIKVVPYGDLEALEAAIDGETAAVIVEPIQGEGGIRVPPEGYLKGVRELTRKKGVLMIADEVQTGLGRTGRLFGVDWEGVAPDLMTLAKALGGGVMPIGACVGRREVFEIFRQNPLFHSSTFGGNPLAAAAALAAIEVTLKENLPQRALEMGRYLMEGLKALKAQYPHLIEDVRGRGLMLGVEFTDADIGALVVAELAERGVITAFGLNNPKVVRLEPPLIIGKEHVDEALTAFSESLKATEKALEGLLG from the coding sequence ATGAGCCACGACCCCTTTACGCTTTTTGAGCGCCACATCGACCCTGGACTGGCAGGCCTCCTCCGCTTCACCGGTCTGGACCGGATGGAGTCCCATGCGGAAGGCCCCTACGTCTGGGATACCACGGGTAAGCGCTACCTGGACTTCTTGGGCCTCTACGGCACCTTGAACCTGGGCCACCGCCATCCCCAGGTGGTGGAGGCGGTTAGGGCCCAACTGGAGCGCATGCCCATGTCGGTTCGGGTTTTGGTGTCCGAGCCCACGGCGAGGCTGGCGGCCAAACTGGCGGAGATCACGCCCGAGGGCTTGGAGATGGTCTTTTTCGGCAACTCGGGGGCGGAGGCGGTGGAGGCGGCCATCAAGCTGGCCCGGGCCTACACGGGAAAACCCGGCATCATCACCACGGAGGGGGGGTTTCACGGCAAGACCATGGGGGCCCTTTCCCTCACCCCCAGGCCCCAGTACCAGGACCCCGCCAAGCCCCTGCTCCCCGGGATCAAGGTGGTGCCCTACGGGGACCTGGAGGCCTTGGAGGCGGCCATAGACGGGGAGACGGCCGCGGTGATCGTGGAGCCCATCCAGGGGGAAGGGGGCATCCGGGTGCCCCCAGAAGGCTACCTAAAGGGGGTGCGGGAGCTAACCCGAAAAAAGGGCGTTCTCATGATCGCCGACGAGGTGCAGACCGGCCTTGGGCGCACGGGGAGGCTTTTTGGGGTGGACTGGGAAGGGGTGGCCCCCGACCTCATGACCCTGGCCAAGGCCTTGGGGGGTGGGGTGATGCCCATCGGGGCCTGCGTGGGTAGGAGGGAGGTCTTTGAGATCTTCCGGCAAAACCCCCTCTTCCACTCCTCCACCTTTGGTGGCAACCCCTTGGCGGCGGCGGCGGCCCTGGCGGCCATTGAGGTGACCCTGAAGGAGAACCTGCCGCAAAGGGCCTTGGAGATGGGAAGGTACCTGATGGAGGGCCTAAAGGCCCTTAAGGCCCAGTACCCTCACCTCATAGAGGACGTGCGGGGCCGGGGCCTGATGCTGGGGGTGGAGTTTACCGATGCCGACATCGGTGCCCTGGTGGTGGCGGAGCTGGCGGAGAGGGGGGTGATCACCGCCTTTGGCCTCAATAACCCCAAGGTGGTGCGCCTCGAGCCCCCCCTCATCATCGGCAAGGAGCATGTGGACGAGGCCCTTACGGCCTTCTCGGAGAGCCTGAAGGCCACGGAGAAGGCCCTGGAGGGCCTCCTGGGATAG
- the rnr gene encoding ribonuclease R, producing MRETLLEFFKKTGKPHRLEEILRRFGLEKREAKAYLKALVREGLLEKKGSQYFLPNRVQGPISLHRDGYGFVRLPEKDLFIPPGYTGEAWPDDLVEARVMPPGRDGKPWGVVERVLKRARERLVGTLDFRKGYAVLLPDEPGLPELRLLPEGLHGLKRGSRIVVKVHYHRRPYGEFLEYLGEGDVPETETEAVIAKYGLRAEFPEEVLKEAEAIPLEIPEAELRRRQDFRHLRVFTIDGVDAKDFDDAIHLEVLPTGYRVGVHIADVSHYVKEGSPLDQEALQRGTSVYLPGRVLPMLPERLSNGVCSLKPHEDRLVLSVLVDLDQELHIQRVRFAEGVIRSVARLTYTEVEAFAEGFGLPEEHAFLAQDLKELLDLTQRLRQRRLEAGSLDFSFPEVKVEVENGTLHLIPQEEPRARSLIEELMLLANQVVAEHLVKKGLPGLFRVHEEPLEEAYGKLRTALARLGYPLPEKLSSKALQRVLLEAKGRPEEPVVANLVLRSLRLARYAAENLGHFGLAMEHYLHFTSPIRRYPDLVVHRVLKAILRRSLTPAKKARWQETFPAIAEQASEMERKAEAAERELTKYYMAKWAELHLGERFLGKVTGVASFGAFVMLRNGVEGLVRLEALGPYTYSEEALALLGPKGKRIRLGDEMEVVIAAANPRLRQIDFLPYQEEVHKEDARAKPARGKEAKEVAMRKVVGPPKDRNRDDRPERATVNTVYFGEWTPKDEGPVHRPAETRTRRRRRRR from the coding sequence ATGCGGGAAACCTTACTGGAGTTTTTCAAAAAGACCGGGAAGCCCCATCGCCTGGAGGAGATCCTCAGGCGCTTCGGATTGGAAAAGCGGGAGGCCAAGGCCTACCTGAAGGCCCTGGTACGGGAGGGCCTTCTGGAGAAGAAGGGAAGCCAGTACTTTTTGCCCAACCGGGTGCAGGGGCCCATTAGCCTGCACCGGGATGGCTACGGCTTCGTGCGCCTTCCCGAGAAGGACCTTTTCATCCCCCCAGGCTATACGGGGGAGGCCTGGCCGGATGACCTGGTGGAGGCCCGGGTCATGCCCCCGGGCCGGGACGGGAAGCCCTGGGGGGTGGTGGAGCGCGTCCTGAAGCGGGCCCGGGAGCGGCTCGTGGGTACCCTGGATTTCCGTAAGGGGTATGCCGTGCTCCTTCCCGATGAGCCGGGGCTTCCGGAACTGAGGCTACTTCCCGAGGGGCTTCATGGCCTCAAGCGGGGGAGCCGGATCGTGGTCAAGGTGCACTACCACCGGCGTCCCTATGGGGAGTTCTTGGAGTACCTGGGCGAGGGGGACGTCCCGGAAACGGAAACCGAGGCGGTGATCGCCAAGTATGGCCTGAGGGCCGAGTTCCCGGAGGAGGTGCTAAAGGAAGCGGAGGCCATCCCCCTGGAGATCCCCGAGGCCGAGCTCAGGAGGCGGCAAGACTTCCGTCACCTAAGGGTTTTCACCATTGACGGGGTGGACGCCAAGGACTTTGACGACGCCATCCACCTGGAGGTACTTCCCACCGGCTACCGGGTGGGGGTGCACATCGCTGACGTTTCCCATTACGTGAAGGAGGGTAGCCCCCTGGACCAGGAGGCGCTTCAGAGAGGGACCAGCGTCTACCTACCGGGGCGGGTTTTGCCCATGCTACCCGAAAGGCTTTCCAACGGGGTCTGCTCCTTAAAGCCCCATGAGGACCGCCTGGTGCTCTCTGTGTTGGTGGATTTGGACCAGGAGCTCCACATCCAACGGGTCCGCTTCGCCGAAGGGGTGATCAGGAGCGTGGCCCGCCTCACCTACACCGAGGTGGAGGCCTTTGCCGAGGGGTTTGGCCTGCCCGAGGAGCACGCCTTCTTGGCCCAGGACCTGAAGGAGCTACTGGACCTCACCCAGAGGCTTAGGCAAAGGCGCCTCGAGGCGGGATCCTTGGACTTCAGCTTCCCTGAGGTCAAGGTGGAGGTGGAAAACGGCACCCTGCACCTCATCCCCCAGGAGGAGCCCAGGGCGCGAAGCCTCATTGAGGAGCTCATGCTCCTCGCCAACCAGGTGGTGGCCGAGCACCTGGTGAAAAAGGGGCTGCCTGGGCTCTTTCGGGTGCACGAGGAGCCCTTGGAGGAGGCCTACGGGAAGCTCCGCACCGCCTTGGCCCGGCTGGGGTACCCCCTGCCGGAGAAGCTTTCCTCCAAGGCCTTGCAACGGGTGCTTCTGGAGGCCAAGGGGCGCCCGGAAGAGCCCGTGGTGGCCAACCTGGTCCTGCGCTCCTTGCGCCTGGCCCGGTATGCCGCCGAGAACCTGGGGCATTTCGGCCTGGCCATGGAGCACTACCTGCACTTCACCAGCCCCATCCGCCGCTACCCCGATCTGGTGGTGCATCGGGTGCTGAAGGCCATCCTCCGGCGCAGCCTCACCCCGGCCAAGAAGGCCCGCTGGCAGGAGACCTTCCCCGCCATCGCCGAGCAGGCCTCGGAGATGGAGAGGAAGGCGGAGGCGGCGGAGAGGGAGCTCACCAAGTACTACATGGCCAAGTGGGCGGAGCTCCACCTGGGGGAGCGTTTCCTGGGCAAGGTGACCGGGGTGGCCAGCTTTGGCGCCTTTGTCATGCTGAGAAACGGGGTGGAAGGCCTGGTGCGCCTCGAGGCCCTGGGCCCCTACACCTATAGCGAGGAGGCCCTGGCCCTTTTGGGCCCTAAGGGTAAGAGAATCCGCCTAGGGGACGAGATGGAGGTGGTGATTGCTGCCGCCAATCCCAGGCTTCGGCAAATAGACTTCCTGCCCTACCAGGAGGAGGTTCATAAAGAGGATGCCCGGGCCAAGCCGGCCCGGGGGAAAGAGGCCAAGGAGGTAGCCATGCGCAAAGTGGTAGGACCGCCCAAGGATAGGAACCGCGACGACCGGCCCGAAAGGGCCACGGTGAACACCGTCTACTTCGGCGAGTGGACCCCCAAGGACGAGGGCCCCGTGCATCGTCCGGCGGAAACCCGTACCAGAAGGCGCCGCCGGCGGCGCTAA